In the Juglans microcarpa x Juglans regia isolate MS1-56 chromosome 6D, Jm3101_v1.0, whole genome shotgun sequence genome, one interval contains:
- the LOC121235049 gene encoding glutathione S-transferase T1: MKLKVYADRMSQPSRAVIIFCKVNGIDFEEIKVELSKRQQLSAEFKEINPMGKVPAIVDGRLKLFESHAILIYLACAFPGVADHWYPADVSRRAKIHSVLDWHHSNLRRGAASFVLNTVLAPALGLSLNPQAAAEAEKLLSTSLSIIESIWLKGNGRFLLGGFQPSIADLSLVCEIMQLELLSEEDRSRVLGPHKKVQQWIQDTRNATRPHFDEAHNILLKVKTKLAVQLSVRANSEMESSIKRALPSKM, from the exons atgaagcTCAAAGTATATGCGGATCGGATGTCCCAGCCATCTCGTGCTGTTATTATCTTCTGCaa GGTTAATGGTATAGACTTTGAGGAAATCAAAGTGGAGCTGTCCAAACGCCAGCAATTGTCTGCTGAGTTCAAAG AAATAAACCCTATGGGGAAAGTTCCAGCTATTGTTGATGGAAGATTGAAGTTGTTTGAAAG tcATGCAATTCTTATCTATCTAGCTTGTGCATTTCCTGGAGTTGCAGATCATTG GTATCCGGCTGATGTTTCCAGGAGGGCTAAAATCCACTCGGTTTTGGATTGGCATCACTCTAATTTACGCCGGGGTGCAG CCTCGTTTGTTCTCAATACCGTACTAGCACCTGCACTTGGACTTTCCTTGAATCCACAAGCAGCTGCTGAAGCTGAGAAACTTTTGTCCACATCTCTGTCAATAATAGAGTCCATTTGGCTCAAGGGGAATGGACGCTTCTTGCTTGGTGGCTTTCAACCATCCATAGCAGATCTCAGTCTGGTTTGTGAGATTATGCAACTAGAG CTTTTGTCTGAGGAGGATCGCAGTCGTGTACTAGGTCCACACAAGAAAGTGCAGCAGTGGATCCAGGACACAAGAAATGCAACAAGACCCCACTTTGATGAAGCGCATAACATCCTCCTCAAAGTCAAAACAAAACTTGCAGTGCAGCTGTCAGTGCGAGCAAACAGCGAGATGGAATCTAGCATTAAAAGGGCGTTGCCTTCAAAGATGTGA
- the LOC121235798 gene encoding probable copper-transporting ATPase HMA5 isoform X1 — MTCTSCSSTIESALKSIPGVQKARVALATEEAEVHYSPKSVSYNKLLEAIENTGFEGILISTGEDISKIELKLDGVDNDHETRMIEKSLQELPGVQEIVTYPELNKISISYKPDMTGPRTFISVIESTGSGRVKARIYPKGGGREASRKKEIKQYYRFFLWSLVFTIPVFLTSMVFMYIPGIRHVLDAKVVNMLTVGMVVRLELSTPVQFIIGRRFYIGSYKALRHGSANMDVLIVLGTNAAYFYSVYSLLRSAYSKDFKGTDFFETSSMLISFILLGKYLEILAKGKTSEAIAKLMDLTPATVILLTLDSEGNVVSEQEIDGRLVQKNDVIKVIPGAKVASDGYVLWGESHVNESMITGEARPVAKRKGDTVIGGTVNENGVLHIRATRVGSESVLSQIVRLVESAQMAKAPVQKFADRVSKYFVPMVIILSFSTWLSWFFAGKFHAYPKSWIPSSMSGFELALQFGISVMVIACPCALGLATPTAVMVGTGVGASQGVLIKGGQALESAHKVNCIVFDKTGTLTVGKPVVVNTRLLTNIALQDFYILIAATEVNSEHPLAKAIVEYAKNFVEDKENPAWPEARDFISITGHGVKAVVQNREIIVGNKSLILDQNIAIPSDAEDILAKAEGMAHTGILVSIDRELVGVLAISDPLKPGAREVISILKSMNIRSIVMTGDNWGTANSIAKEAGIETVIAEAKPEDKAEKVRDFQGSGYTVAMVGDGINDSPALVAADVGMAIGAGTDIAIEAADIVLMKNNLEDVITAIDLSRKTFSRIRLNYIWALGYNLLGIPIAAGALYPFTGLRLPPWIAGAAMAASSVSVVCSSLLLKYYRVPRKLEMHGIKIE; from the exons ATGACTTGCACCTCTTGCTCCTCCACTATTGAATCAGCTCTGAAATCAATTCCAGGAGTACAAAAGGCCCGAGTGGCCTTGGCAACTGAAGAAGCAGAAGTTCATTATAGTCCCAAGTCTGTGAGCTATAATAAACTGTTGGAAGCCATAGAAAACACTGGATTTGAAGGCATTCTTATTAGTACTGGGGAAGACATAAGCAAGATTGAGCTTAAACTTGATGGTGTAGACAATGACCATGAAACGAGAATGATTGAAAAGTCTCTCCAAGAACTCCCTGGGGTTCAAGAGATAGTCACATACCCTGAACTCAACAAAATTTCCATATCCTACAAACCAGATATGACAGGTCCCAGAACTTTCATCAGTGTCATTGAGTCTACTGGGAGTGGACGTGTTAAGGCAAGGATATACCCCAAAGGAGGGGGAAGAGAAGCCAGTAGAAAGAAGGAAATTAAGCAGTATTATAGATTCTTTTTATGGAGTTTGGTTTTTACTATTCCAGTATTTCTAACATCCATGGTTTTCATGTATATCCCTGGAATTAGGCATGTATTAGATGCCAAAGTAGTCAATATGTTGACTGTTGGAATGGTTGTGAGGTTGGAGCTGTCTACTCCAGTACAGTTTATTATAGGCCGGAGGTTCTACATTGGGTCCTATAAAGCTTTGCGCCATGGTTCTGCTAATATGGATGTTCTGATTGTCTTGGGAACAAATGCAGCCTACTTCTATTCTGTCTACTCATTGTTAAGGTCTGCTTATTCTAAAGATTTCAAGGGTACAGATTTCTTTGAGACTAGCTCGATGCTTATCTCATTCATTCTGCTTGGGAAGTACTTGGAGATTTTGGCCAAGGGAAAGACATCAGAGGCCATTGCCAAGCTTATGGACTTGACTCCTGCGACAGTAATATTGTTAACTCTGGACAGTGAAGGTAATGTGGTGAGCGAACAAGAAATTGATGGTCGGTTAGTACAGAAGAATGATGTGATTAAAGTTATCCCAGGTGCCAAAGTAGCTTCGGATGGTTATGTTCTGTGGGGGGAAAGCCACGTAAATGAGAGCATGATAACTGGAGAAGCACGGCCAGTGGCAAAAAGGAAGGGAGACACGGTGATTGGAGGAACTGTGAATGAGAATGGGGTGTTGCACATTAGAGCAACACGAGTAGGATCAGAGAGTGTTCTTTCACAGATTGTTCGGCTTGTTGAGTCAGCTCAGATGGCTAAAGCTCCAGTCCAGAAATTTGCCGACCGTGTTTCCAAATACTTTGTGCCCATG GTCATTATACTTTCATTTTCAACTTGGTTATCCTGGTTTTTTGCTGGAAAGTTCCATGCCTACCCAAAATCTTGGATACCATCTTCCATGAGTGGCTTTGAGCTTGCACTTCAGTTTGGGATCTCCGTCATGGTCATAGCCTGCCCTTGTGCTCTAGGCCTAGCAACTCCAACTGCTGTTATGGTTGGTACTGGAGTTGGCGCTTCACAAGGTGTACTAATTAAAGGAGGCCAAGCTTTAGAAAGTGCACACAAG GTGAACTGCATTGTGTTTGATAAGACAGGCACTCTCACGGTTGGGAAACCAGTGGTCGTTAACACACGACTGCTGACAAACATTGCGCTTCAAGATTTTTATATTCTCATTGCTGCAACAGAG GTGAACAGTGAGCACCCATTAGCCAAGGCCATAGTGGAGTATGCCAAGAACTTTGTAGAAGATAAAGAGAATCCTGCCTGGCCTGAAGCAAGAGACTTTATCTCCATTACTGGCCATGGAGTGAAAGCTGTTGTTCAAAACAGGGAAATAATTGTGGGAAACAAGAGCTTGATTTTGGACCAGAACATTGCAATTCCATCGGATGCTGAAGATATACTTGCAAAAGCTGAAGGGATGGCCCATACTGGGATTCTAGTATCTATAGATAGGGAACTGGTTGGAGTTCTAGCCATATCTGATCCACTTAAACCAGGTGCTCGAGAAGTCATTTCCATTCTCAAGTCTATGAACATTAGGAGCATAGTGATGACAGGTGACAATTGGGGCACTGCCAATTCCATTGCCAAGGAAGCTGGAATTGAAACTGTTATTGCAGAAGCCAAACCAGAGGATAAAGcagagaaagtgagagatttTCAG GGTTCAGGCTACACTGTGGCAATGGTGGGAGATGGCATAAACGACTCACCAGCACTTGTGGCAGCAGATGTTGGAATGGCAATTGGAGCTGGCACAGACATTGCAATTGAGGCAGCTGACATTGTTCTCATGAAGAACAACTTGGAGGATGTGATAACTGCCATTGATCTTTCCAGGAAAACCTTCTCACGCATTCGTCTAAACTATATCTGGGCTTTGGGATATAATCTGCTTGGCATCCCAATTGCTGCTGGGGCCCTCTATCCATTCACTGGACTTCGTTTGCCACCATGGATTGCTGGAGCTGCAATGGCTGCCTCTTCTGTCAGCGTTGTATGCAGCTCCCTCTTGTTGAAGTATTACAGGGTACCTCGGAAGCTGGAGATGCATGGAATAAAGATCGAGTAA
- the LOC121235798 gene encoding probable copper-transporting ATPase HMA5 isoform X2: protein MTCTSCSSTIESALKSIPGVQKARVALATEEAEVHYSPKSVSYNKLLEAIENTGFEGILISTGEDISKIELKLDGVDNDHETRMIEKSLQELPGVQEIVTYPELNKISISYKPDMTGPRTFISVIESTGSGRVKARIYPKGGGREASRKKEIKQYYRFFLWSLVFTIPVFLTSMVFMYIPGIRHVLDAKVVNMLTVGMVVRLELSTPVQFIIGRRFYIGSYKALRHGSANMDVLIVLGTNAAYFYSVYSLLRSAYSKDFKGTDFFETSSMLISFILLGKYLEILAKGKTSEAIAKLMDLTPATVILLTLDSEGNVVSEQEIDGRLVQKNDVIKVIPGAKVASDGYVLWGESHVNESMITGEARPVAKRKGDTVIGGTVNENGVLHIRATRVGSESVLSQIVRLVESAQMAKAPVQKFADRVSKYFVPMVNCIVFDKTGTLTVGKPVVVNTRLLTNIALQDFYILIAATEVNSEHPLAKAIVEYAKNFVEDKENPAWPEARDFISITGHGVKAVVQNREIIVGNKSLILDQNIAIPSDAEDILAKAEGMAHTGILVSIDRELVGVLAISDPLKPGAREVISILKSMNIRSIVMTGDNWGTANSIAKEAGIETVIAEAKPEDKAEKVRDFQGSGYTVAMVGDGINDSPALVAADVGMAIGAGTDIAIEAADIVLMKNNLEDVITAIDLSRKTFSRIRLNYIWALGYNLLGIPIAAGALYPFTGLRLPPWIAGAAMAASSVSVVCSSLLLKYYRVPRKLEMHGIKIE from the exons ATGACTTGCACCTCTTGCTCCTCCACTATTGAATCAGCTCTGAAATCAATTCCAGGAGTACAAAAGGCCCGAGTGGCCTTGGCAACTGAAGAAGCAGAAGTTCATTATAGTCCCAAGTCTGTGAGCTATAATAAACTGTTGGAAGCCATAGAAAACACTGGATTTGAAGGCATTCTTATTAGTACTGGGGAAGACATAAGCAAGATTGAGCTTAAACTTGATGGTGTAGACAATGACCATGAAACGAGAATGATTGAAAAGTCTCTCCAAGAACTCCCTGGGGTTCAAGAGATAGTCACATACCCTGAACTCAACAAAATTTCCATATCCTACAAACCAGATATGACAGGTCCCAGAACTTTCATCAGTGTCATTGAGTCTACTGGGAGTGGACGTGTTAAGGCAAGGATATACCCCAAAGGAGGGGGAAGAGAAGCCAGTAGAAAGAAGGAAATTAAGCAGTATTATAGATTCTTTTTATGGAGTTTGGTTTTTACTATTCCAGTATTTCTAACATCCATGGTTTTCATGTATATCCCTGGAATTAGGCATGTATTAGATGCCAAAGTAGTCAATATGTTGACTGTTGGAATGGTTGTGAGGTTGGAGCTGTCTACTCCAGTACAGTTTATTATAGGCCGGAGGTTCTACATTGGGTCCTATAAAGCTTTGCGCCATGGTTCTGCTAATATGGATGTTCTGATTGTCTTGGGAACAAATGCAGCCTACTTCTATTCTGTCTACTCATTGTTAAGGTCTGCTTATTCTAAAGATTTCAAGGGTACAGATTTCTTTGAGACTAGCTCGATGCTTATCTCATTCATTCTGCTTGGGAAGTACTTGGAGATTTTGGCCAAGGGAAAGACATCAGAGGCCATTGCCAAGCTTATGGACTTGACTCCTGCGACAGTAATATTGTTAACTCTGGACAGTGAAGGTAATGTGGTGAGCGAACAAGAAATTGATGGTCGGTTAGTACAGAAGAATGATGTGATTAAAGTTATCCCAGGTGCCAAAGTAGCTTCGGATGGTTATGTTCTGTGGGGGGAAAGCCACGTAAATGAGAGCATGATAACTGGAGAAGCACGGCCAGTGGCAAAAAGGAAGGGAGACACGGTGATTGGAGGAACTGTGAATGAGAATGGGGTGTTGCACATTAGAGCAACACGAGTAGGATCAGAGAGTGTTCTTTCACAGATTGTTCGGCTTGTTGAGTCAGCTCAGATGGCTAAAGCTCCAGTCCAGAAATTTGCCGACCGTGTTTCCAAATACTTTGTGCCCATG GTGAACTGCATTGTGTTTGATAAGACAGGCACTCTCACGGTTGGGAAACCAGTGGTCGTTAACACACGACTGCTGACAAACATTGCGCTTCAAGATTTTTATATTCTCATTGCTGCAACAGAG GTGAACAGTGAGCACCCATTAGCCAAGGCCATAGTGGAGTATGCCAAGAACTTTGTAGAAGATAAAGAGAATCCTGCCTGGCCTGAAGCAAGAGACTTTATCTCCATTACTGGCCATGGAGTGAAAGCTGTTGTTCAAAACAGGGAAATAATTGTGGGAAACAAGAGCTTGATTTTGGACCAGAACATTGCAATTCCATCGGATGCTGAAGATATACTTGCAAAAGCTGAAGGGATGGCCCATACTGGGATTCTAGTATCTATAGATAGGGAACTGGTTGGAGTTCTAGCCATATCTGATCCACTTAAACCAGGTGCTCGAGAAGTCATTTCCATTCTCAAGTCTATGAACATTAGGAGCATAGTGATGACAGGTGACAATTGGGGCACTGCCAATTCCATTGCCAAGGAAGCTGGAATTGAAACTGTTATTGCAGAAGCCAAACCAGAGGATAAAGcagagaaagtgagagatttTCAG GGTTCAGGCTACACTGTGGCAATGGTGGGAGATGGCATAAACGACTCACCAGCACTTGTGGCAGCAGATGTTGGAATGGCAATTGGAGCTGGCACAGACATTGCAATTGAGGCAGCTGACATTGTTCTCATGAAGAACAACTTGGAGGATGTGATAACTGCCATTGATCTTTCCAGGAAAACCTTCTCACGCATTCGTCTAAACTATATCTGGGCTTTGGGATATAATCTGCTTGGCATCCCAATTGCTGCTGGGGCCCTCTATCCATTCACTGGACTTCGTTTGCCACCATGGATTGCTGGAGCTGCAATGGCTGCCTCTTCTGTCAGCGTTGTATGCAGCTCCCTCTTGTTGAAGTATTACAGGGTACCTCGGAAGCTGGAGATGCATGGAATAAAGATCGAGTAA